The genome window agtataatacaccacaGTGTAACCCCTGTctctagtacagtataatacaccacaGTGTAACCCGTctctagtacagtataatacaccacaGTGTAACCCGTctctagtacagtataatacaccacaGTGTAACCCGTctctagtacagtataatacaccacaGTGTAACCCGTctctagtacagtataatacaccacaGTGTAACCCGTctctagtacagtataatacaccacaGTGTAACCCGTctctagtacagtataatacaccacaGTGTAACCCGTctctagtacagtataatacaccacaGTGTAACCCGTctctagtacagtataatacaccacaGTGTAACCCGTctctagtacagtataatacaccacaGTGTAACctctagtacagtataatacaccacagtgtaagtacagtataatacaccacaGTGTAACCCGTctctagtacagtataatacaccacaGTGTAACCCGTctctagtacagtataatacaccacaGTGTAACCCGTctctagtacagtataatacaccacaGTGTAACCCGTctctagtacagtataatacaccacaGTGTAACCCCTGTctctagtacagtataatacaccacaGTGTAACCTGTctctagtacagtataatacaccacaGTGTAACCCGTctctagtacagtataatacaccacaGTGTAACCCCTGTctctagtacagtataatacaccacaGTGTAACCCGTctctagtacagtataatacaccacaGTGTAACCCGTctctagtacagtataatacaccacagtagtacagtataataacccAGTATctctagtacagtataatacaccacaGTATAACCCGTctctagtacagtataatacaccacaGTATAACCCGTctctagtacagtataatacaccacaGTGTAACCCGTctctagtacagtataatacaccacaGTGTAACCCCTGTctctagtacagtataatacaccacaGTGTAACCCGTctctagtacagtataatacaccacaGTGTAACCCGTctctagtacagtataatacaccacagtgtaacccctctctctagtacagtataatacaccacaGTGTAACCCGTctctagtacagtataatacaccacaGTGTAACCCGTctctagtacagtataatacaccacaGTGTAACCCGTctctagtacagtataatacaccacaGTGTAACCCGTctctagtacagtataatacaccacaGTATAACCCGTctctagtacagtataatacaccacaGTGTAACCCGTctctagtacagtataatacaccacaGTGTAACCCGTctctagtacagtataatacaccacaGTGTAACCCCTGTctctagtacagtataatacaccacaGTGTAACCCGTctctagtacagtataatacaccacaGTGTAACCCGTctctagtacagtataatacaccacaGTGTAACCCGTctctagtacagtataatacaccacaGTGTAACCAGTctctagtacagtataatacaccacaGTGTAACCCGTctctagtacagtataatacaccacaGTGTAACCCGTctctagtacagtataatacaccacaGTGTAACCAGTctctagtacagtataatacaccacaGTGTAACCAGTctctagtacagtataatacaccacaGTGTAACCCGTctctagtacagtataatacaccacaGTGTAACCAGTctctagtacagtataatacaccacaGTGTAACCCGTctctagtacagtataatacaccacaGTGTAACCAGTctctagtacagtataatacaccacaGTGTAACCCGTctctagtacagtataatacaccacaGTGTGAGTCTGGCACTGGCTTGACACGGGTAGCTCACTGCCCTACGTTGTGTTGGAAAAACTGTTGGTTGGTTCATCCATTTATCtaattacagtacagtagaacgtCTTCCCCGCTGGCCTCTCGTGCCTGCCTGGCCAAGGCTACGGCCACTCAAACATGTAGGTAAGCTCACAATCCAGTATGGTGTAGGTAAGCTCACAATCCATTATGGTGTAGGTAAACTCACAATCCAGTATGGTGTAGGTAAACTCACAATCCAGTATGGTGTAGGTAAACTCACAATCCAGTATGGTGTAGGTAAACTCACAATCCAGTATGGTGTAGGTAAACTCACAATCCAGTATGGTGTAGGTAAGCTCACAATCCAGTATGGTGTAGGTAAGCTCACAATCCAGTATGGTGTAAGTAAGCTCACAATCCAGTATGGTGTAGGTAAGCTCACAATCCAGTATGGTGTAGGTAAGCTCACAATCCAGTATGGTGTGGGTAAGCTCACAATCCAGTATGGTGTGGGTAAGCTCACAATCCAGTATGGTGTAGGTAAGCTCACAATCCAGTATGGTGTAGGTAAACTCACAATCCAGTATGGTGTAGGTAAGCTCACAATCCAGTATGGTGTGGGTAAGCTCACAATCCAGTATGGTGTGGGTAAGCTCACAATCCAGTATGGTGTAGGTAAGCTCACATTCCAGTATGGTGTAGGTAAACTCACAATCCAGTATGGTGTAGGTAAGCTCACAATCCAGTATGGTGTAGGTAAGCTCACATTCCAGTATGGTGTAGGTAAACTCACATTCCAGTATGGTGTAGGTAAGCTCACATTCCAGTATGGTGTAGGTAAGTTCACATTCCAGTATGGTGTAGGTAAGCTCACATTCCAGTATGGCGTGGTAAGCTCACAATCCAGTATGGTGTGGGTAAGCTCACAATCCAGTATGGTGTGGGTAAGCTCACAATCCACTGTGGTGTGGGTAAGCTTACAATCCAGAATTCACTGGAGAGCTCTGAGCTGGCTATGTACGGTATGAAATGTGTCACTGTCACCACTACTGAGTGTTTATCTCCTAAGCTAGGCCCACCTGTTGTGGGGTAGTGATGGTATGGTCAGGGTACTGTCAGGGTAGTATTTGGTACGGTCATGGTAGTGTCAGGGAAGTGTTTGGTTGGGTTAGGGTACTGTCAGGGCACTGTTTGTTAGGGTCAGGGTACTGTCAGGGCACTGTTTATTAGGGTCAGGGTAGTGTTTGGAATGGCCAGGGTAGTGTTTGGTAGGGTCAGGGTACTGTCAGGGTACTGTTTGGTAGGGTCAGGGTACTGTCAGGGTAGTGTCAGGGTACTGTTAGGTAAGGTCAGGGTACTGACAGGGTAGTGTTTGGTACGGTCAGGGTAGTGTCAGGTACAGTCAGGGTAATGTTTGGTATGGTCAGGGTAGTGTTTGGTACAGTCAGGGTAGTGTTTGGTACAGTCAGGGTACTGTCAGGCTAGTGTTTGGTACTGTCAGGGTAGTGTTTGGTACGGTCAGGGTACTGTCAGGGCACTGTTTGTTAGTGTCAGGGTAGTGTCAGCATAGTGTTTGGTAGGGTCAGGGTACGGTCAGGGTACTGTTTGTTCGGGTCAGGGTAGTGTTTGGTAGGGTCAGGGTACTGTCAGGCTAGTGTTTGGTACTGTCAGGGTAGTGTTTGGTACGGTCAGGGTACTGTCAGGGCACTGTTTGTTAGTGTCAGGGTAGTGTCAGCATAGTGTTTGGTAGGGTCAGGGTACGGTCAGGGCACTGTTTGTTCGGGTCAGGGTAGTGTCAGAGTACTGTCAGGGTAGTGTTTGGTACGGTCAGGGTACTGTCAGAGTACTGTTTGGTAGGGTCAGGGTACTGTCAGGGTAGTGTTTGGTACTGTCAGGCTAGTGTTTGGTACTGTCAGAGTAATGTTTGGTAGGGGCAGGGTACGGTCAGGGTACTGTCAGGGTAGTGTTTGGTACGGTCAGGGTACTGTCAGGGTACTGTTTGGTAGGGTCAGGCTACTGTCAgggtagtgtctgggtagtgtTTGGTAGGGTCAGGGTACTGTCAGGGTACTGTCAGGGTAGTGTTTGGTAGGGTCAGGGTACCGTTAGGGTAGTGTTTGGTATGGCCAGAGTACTGTTAGGGTAGTGTTAGGTAAGGTCGGGGTACTGTCAGGGTAGTGTTTGGTACGGTCAGGGTACTGTCAGGGCACTGTTTGTTAGGGTCAGGGTAGTGTTTGGAACGGCCAGGGTACTGTTTGGTAGGGTCAGGGTACTGTTTGGTAGGGTCAGGGTACTGTCAGGGTAGTGTCAGGGTACTGTTAGGTAAGGTCAGGGTACTGACAGGGTAGTGTTTGGTACGGTCAGGGTAGTGTCAGGGTAGTGTTTGGTACAGTCAGGGTAGTGTTTGGTAGGGGCAGGGTACTGTCAGGGCACTGTTTGTTAGGGTCAGGGTAGTGTCAGGATAGTGTCAGCATAGTGTTTGGTAGGGTCAGGGTACGGTCAGGGTACTGTCAGGGTAGTGTTTGGTATGGTCAGGGTACTGTCAGAGTACTGTTTGGTAGGGTCAGGGTAGTGTTTGGTACTGTCAGGCTAGTGTTTGGTACTGTCAGGGTAATGTTTGGTAGGGTCAGGGTAGTGTCAGGGTATTGTCAAGGTAGTGTTTGGTATGGTCAGCGTACTGTCAGGGTACTGTTTGGTAGGGTCAGGGTAGTGTCAGGGTAGTGTTTGGTACTGTCAGGGTAGTGTTTGGTAGGGTCAgggtaatgccagggtagtgttTGGTACTGTCAGGGCACTGTTTGTTAGGGTCAGGGTAGTGTCAGGGTAGTGTTTGGTACTGTCAGGGTAGTGTTTGTTAGGGTCAGGGTACTGTCAGGCTAGTGTTTGGTACTGTCAGGGTAGTGTTTGTTAGGGTCAGGGTACTGTCAGGGCACTGTTTGTTAGGGTCAGGGTAGTGTTTGGAACGGCCAGGGTAGTgtttggtagggttagggtactgTTTGGTAGGGTCAGGGTACTGTCAGGGTAGTGTTAGGTAAGGTCAGGGTACTGACAGGGTAGTGTTTGGTACGGTCGGGGTAGTGTTTGGTACAGTCAGGGTAGTGTTTGGTACGGTCAGGGTAGTGTTTGGTACGGTCAGGGTACTGTCAGGGTAGTGTTTGGTACGGTCAGGGTAGTATCAGGGTAGTGTTTGGTACTGTCACGGTAGTGTTTGGTAGGGTCAGGGTACTGTCAGGGCACTGTTTGTTAGGGTCATGGTAGTGTCAGGGTAGTGTCAGCGTAGTGTTTGGTAGGGTCAGGGTATGGTCAGGGTACTGTCAGGGTACTGTCAGGGTAGTGTTTGGTACGGTCAGGGTACTGTCAGGGTACTGTCAGAGTACTGTTTTGTAGGTTCATGGTACTGACAGGGTAGTGTTTGGTACTGTCAGGGTAGTGTTTGGTAGGGTCAGGGTACTGTCAGGGCACTGTTTGTTCGGGTCAGGGTAGTGTCAGAATACTGTCAGGGTAGTGTTTGGTACTGTCAGGGTAGTGTTTGGTAGGGTCAGGGTACTGTCAGGGTACTGTCAGAGTAGTGTTTGGTACGGTCAGGGTAGTGTCAGGGTACTGTTTGGTACTGTCAGGCTAGTGTTTGGTATGGTCAGTGTACTGTCAGGGCACTGTTTGTTGGGGTCAGGGTAGTGTTAGGGTACTGTCAGGGTACTGTTTGGTAGGGTCAGGGTACTGTCAGGGTAGTGTCAGGGTAGTGTCTGGTAGGGTCAGGGTACTGACAGGGTAGTGTTTGGTATGGCCAGAGTACTTTTAGGTAAGGTCAGGGTACTGACAGGGTAGTGTTTGGTACGGTCAGGGTAGTGTTTGGTAGGGTTAGTGTACTGTCAGGGTAGTGTTTGGTATGGCCAGGGTACTGTTAGGGTAGTGTTTGGTAAGGTCAAGGTAGTGTTTGGCATGGTCAGGGTAGTGTCAGGGAAGTGTTTGGTACAGTCAGGGTAGTGTCAGGGTAGTGTTTGGTACGGTCAGGGTACTGTCAGGGCACTGTTTGTTATGGTCAGGGTAGTGTCAGGGTAGTGTTTGGTAGGGTCAGGATACTGTTAGGGTAGTGTTTGGTATGGTCAGGGTAGTGTTTGGTATGGCCAGAGTACTGTTAGGGTAGTGTTTGGTAAGGTCAAGGTAGTGTTTGGTACGGTCACGGTAGTGTCAAGGAAGGGTTTGGTTCGGTCAGGGTCCTGTCAGGGTAGTGTTTGGTACAGTCAGGGTATGTAAGGTCAGGGTACTGACAGGGTAGTGTTTGATAGGGTCGGGGTAGTGTCAGGGTAGTGTTTGGTAGGGTCAGGGTACTGTCAGGGTAGTGTTTGGTATGGCCACGGTACTGTTAGGTAAGGTCAGGGTACTGATAGGGTAGTGATTGGTATGGCCAGGGTAGTGTTTGCTACAGTCAGGGTAGTGTCAGGGTAGTGTTTGGTAGGGTCAGGGTAGTGTTTGGTAGGGTCAGGGTAGTGTTTGTTACGGTCAGGGTAGTGTTTGGTACGGTCAGGGTAGTGTCAGGGTAGTGTTTGGTACTGTCAGGGTAGTGTTTGGTACGGTCAGGGTAGTGTCAGGGTAGTGTTTGGTAGGTTCAGGGTAGTGTTTGGTAGGGTCAGGGTACTGTCAGGGTAGTGTTTGGTAGGGTCGCGGTACTGTTtggtagggttaggatagggtccgggtagtgtttggtagggttaggatagggtccGGGTAGTGTTTGGTAGGGTCAGGGTACTGTCAGGGTAGTGTTtggtagggttaggatagggtcagggtagtgtttggtagggtcagggtagtgtttggtagggttagggtagggtcaGCGTACTGTTtggtagggttaggatagggtcaGTGTAGTGTTTGGTAGGGTTAGGATAGGTCCAGTGTAGTGTTTGGTAGGGTTAGGATTGAGTCAGGGTAGTGTTTGGTAGGGATACGATATGCTCAGGGTAGTGTTtggtagggttaggatagggtcaGGGTAGTGTTTGGTAGGGATACGATATGCTCAGGGTAGTGTTTGGTAAGTGTTAGGATAAGGTCAGGGTAGTGTTTGGTACGGTCAGGGTATTGTTTGGTATGATTAGGATAGGGTCAGGGTAGTGTTtgctagggttaggatagggtcaGGGTAGTGTTGGGTAGGGTAGGGTCGGGGTAGTGTTTGGTAGGGATACGATATGCTCAGGGTAGTGTTTGGTAGGTGTTAGGATAAGGTCAGGGTAGTGTTTGGTACAGTCAGGATAGAGTCAGGGTAGTGTTTGGTAGGATTAGAATAGGGTCAGGGTagtgttaggtagggttaggatagggtcaGGGTAGTGTTGGGTAGGGTCGGGGAAGTGTTTGGTAGGTGTTAGGATAAGGTCAGGGTAGTGTTTGGTACAGTCAGGATAGAGTCAGGGTAGTGTTTGGTAGGATTAGAATAGGGTCAGGGTAGTGTTTGGTACAGTCAGGATAGAGTCAGGGTAGTGTTTGGTAGGATTAGAATAGGGTCTGGGTAGTGTTTGGTAGGATTAGGATAGGGTCAGGGTAGTGTTGGGTAGGGTCGGGGTAGTGTTTGGTAGGTGTTAGGATAAGGTCAGGGTAGTGTTTGGTACAGTAAGGATAGAGTCAGGGTAGTGTTTGGTAGGATTAGAATAGGGTCAGTGTAGTGTTtggtagggttaggatagggtcaGGGTAGTGTTGGGTAGGGTCGGGGTAGTGTTTGGTAGGCTACTACTAACTGAAGATCTAAAGAGTGCTCCTTTTCTTACACACAAAGAAGCCTACATTTTTTTATTATCTCTCAGCTATTTGAAGCGCTAGGTTTCTAACATTATGTCCTCTCTTGTACTGTCTTTCTTTTAGAAACAAGGAACGGGAATTGTATGAAAACCTAGCcaaaggaaagaaagatgtgaaGAAGCAGAAGTCAGAGGACAAGAAGAGTGGCTCCGTGAGAAAAAGAtagaggatgagagagctgtATCCTGATGATTTAATATTGAATTtgatattacatttttattttaaaagaTTTATCTTGGTGTTTTTTGATATCAAGTGATAAAGTTGATGTCTGTGATATAATTGAGATTATAAAGCAAAGTACTGATAGCCGTGAACCATGGAACCATTCTGCACCCATGCAAATGGTCATGGATTTAAATGTTTGCTGACAATAAAAGCTCAGAGTAATAAGCATTCATTTCTTTCTTCATCACAAGTGTATTGTATCCATGGATGCACAGCCTATAGAATATTCTGCAATGGATATAATAAAATGCCATGACCACGGGATCTAGCACAGCGGGGGGACACAGCCACTCTGTCATTCCAATGAAAGTTTGGATAAGACATATCTCTATAATGAGCTATTATGTTTATAGACTAACATTGGAAACATCACTGGGCTCCCCCAGAGTCGCCGACGACCCCAAGTGAATGCCCGGAGTGAGATGAAAACTTTGAGCGAGATGAATGAACTTTCCCCCGCCTCCCTCTTCTCCGTATGTGGTACAGAACACAGTCTGCTCTCCAAACAGCGATagtgaaggagagcgagagaaacttTCAACACttttgtgtgtaatgtttactgttaatttctgatggcttatttcacttttgttgaaTGTTTTTCACGTTTTGGCAATGTAAGcaaatgtttcccatgccaataaagcaattgtaaatagagagatggagagaatagcGTTTAATTAACGCGGAAAGGGCACATACCTACCCAGTTTCCATTTTAGGAAGAGGATTAGTGGAACAAAAGCTGTTTGCATAAAGCTCCGTAGGGAGGAGTTTACGCTTTCCGTTGTGCAACGTTTGCATTAGGGAATCGATACCCGGGAATAGAAGGAGTGAAGGGAGCAGAGGACAGTCATTGTGGATACGACCGCCGCTCTAAAACATTCCAGCAGTTCAATCATTCCTTTATCGAGTTGCAGTTTTGCGTAAAGCCGCATACCTTCCGACTAGCAGATAGAAGGTTAGCTCACAGGTTGCATAAGTGTTATTATTATCAAACAATGCGGTAGTGGTGAGAGCagtgaaaagagaagagaaagagagtatcTGTAGAGAAGAGGCAACACTGTGGGTTTACAGTTTTCTTTGTTGAGTTCCTCTGCAAAACTAAAGGCTAAAAGATGTCTAAACCCAATTACACAGGAACCTTTCACATGGTGTCTCAAGATAACTTCGAGAACTACCTCGCAGCTTTGGGTAAGATTATATGAATCGTAATGTCTTTGTCTGTTACCACATATATTAGCTACAAATGCGTTATTGTAAAAAAAGTGTCCAATTCGTGTAGTTGTAAAATGACACGTTAAGAGCTTAATGTACCTCTGCAACTTGCCTCCTTTCATTTGAATTTAACACGATTCATTCATTCGATTTGACTATAATTAACATATTTCCCCCCTTTGTTTGCCTACTGCTTTGAGATTCATTTGAGGGGTAGTGACTCATCGAAAGGTTTGCCGTCTCCATTCCCAGAGGCGAGTGATAGATCATCATGGCGCCTTAGCCTGTAAATGACCCTGGACacagacagggtgtgtgtgtgcctctgtctgtgcatgtgtgatATCTGGAAACATTAACAGGACATGTGAAAGGACAGACACAGCAGTAGGTCAGAGATGTTGCCTCAGATACACAACCTCATTACTAGAATGGCAAGGTGTTATGTTTGGTTGAttaattctctccctctctctctccgtcagaTATTAATTTTGCCCTGCGGAAGATAGTGTGTATGTTGAAGCCCACTAAACAGATAGTCCACGACCCGGCCACGGGCAGTATGAAGATCCGCACACTCACCACCTTTAAGGACTTTGATATGGATTTCAAACTGGGTCAGGTCTTCACCGAGGACCTGGGACCTGTGGATGGACGAgtctgtcaggtgtgtgtgtttggagttcTACATGTATGGTTGGGTGGGTGGTCTCTGTGTTCTTCATCATGTGCTGTTAGTAAATACGGTGGCTAaatgtatttctgttatctggtgaTGTTTTCCCttatgtttgtctgtttcatggcTTGTTCAGACTTGTACAAATTCTCTCTAATTGACTTCATATAGGTGTACTTGTCATACTACTTTGCTTTGTTTGGGTGAATAGACTATtttccagctgtgtgtgtgtgtgtgtgcctcctgTTGTTTTCCTGTCATAACCACCCCCTGTTGCTTGTTTTCAGACTGCGCCAAACTGAGAGtggtacaagtgtgtgtgtgtgtgtgtgttaaccctgtTTTTAGACCACAGTGGACTGGGAGGGTGATAAGCTGGTGTgtgttcagagaggagagaaggagggaagaggatgGACACACTGGCTGGAGGGAGACAAGCTACACCTGGTGAGAATGAAGGGAGGGATGGATTAACAGAGAGGGATAAAGAATGGAAGGGAATAGGAATAGAGGTGAACATAAGGCCAGAGCAAGGGAGGAAAGAAGATGCTGGGATTGATATACCATTTTGAAAGTGGGGGATACGCAAATCACATTTGGTAATGGAAGTTATTCACTGCTTAAGTTGTATGCGTGCACGTGtccgtgcgtgtgtttgtgtgagaacAAATGAGGTCCTTCTAAAAAAAGAGGGGGTGTATGGCCCTCCAGCCTCCTTATGTGTTGCTTGTACATGGGAAAGAAATGTGTGGGGCCCGAAAAAGGAGAAAGAAACAGGAAAACACTTAAGTCTTCATGGTGAAGGAATGGGCAGGAAGAATAAGGAAGGTTATTGTTCGTTACTATTTTAATGAGCTAAATACAGACTTCAACAAGACTCTTCATAGTGAAGGGATTGGGAGGAGAATCACAAGCTTCTGTTTAGGCCTGTGCTTCAGGTGGACTTTAGCTGGGAAATCTGTTTTTGCTTGTGATTACATGCAAATGCTGATTACGATTTCAAACAATCAGCATTGTTTTATTAAACAGCTCCCAAATGCTTCTAATAGAAAACAATACCTCATTGATATTTTGTTCAAATCCGAAAGAGAAGTTTGGAAATAAATAACACTGGGGATTTGGTGAGTAACACAAGAAGAAGTGGAGGGAGGGGCACGAGGGGGAGTGGGATTGAGAGCGGGgaagtacgtgtgt of Oncorhynchus gorbuscha isolate QuinsamMale2020 ecotype Even-year linkage group LG15, OgorEven_v1.0, whole genome shotgun sequence contains these proteins:
- the LOC123998097 gene encoding retinol-binding protein 1-like; protein product: MSKPNYTGTFHMVSQDNFENYLAALDINFALRKIVCMLKPTKQIVHDPATGSMKIRTLTTFKDFDMDFKLGQVFTEDLGPVDGRVCQTTVDWEGDKLVCVQRGEKEGRGWTHWLEGDKLHLEMRVGDVVARQLFKKAD